One Pseudomonadota bacterium genomic window, CCGACGATCGAACCCAATACGGAGGAAAGGATCACGATGGCCGGCAGGGCCTGCCATCCCATCCATGCCCCGAGCAGGGACAGGAGCTTGAAGTCCCCGTGCCCCATGCCCTCCTTTTTGGTGAGCAGCTTGAAAGCGTGGTAGACCAACCACAAGCAGAGATAACCGGCGATAGCCCCGATCACGCTCGCTTCGAGTGAGGTGAAGACGCCATAGAGGTTACAGGCGATGCCGAGCCACAGGACCGGCAAGGTGATGGAATCGGGGAGGTACTGCGTGTCAAAGTCGATGAATGCGAGGCACAGGAGGGCGAAGGTCAGGACGGCGGCCGCCAGCGCTTGGACACCACAACCGAAGTGCCATGCGACGACGGCCACGAGCACCGCGCTCGATACCTCGACGACGGGATAGCGCCACGAGATCCGACCGTGGCACGCACGGCACCTGCCGCGCTGCCACAGAAAGCTCAAGACCGGGAGGTTCTCGATCGGGGAGATGACATGGCCGCAATGCGGGCACTCGGAACGCGGGCGGCTCAGAGAATAGCGCTGTTTCGCCGGCAGAGCCGGGGCAGCGACGCCGAGGACGTCGATACACTGCGCGCGCCAGTCCTGCTCCATCATCTTGGGCAGGCGATGGATGACGACGTTGAGAAAGCTGCCTATAAAGAGCGCTAGGACCGTGAGGACGACGATGAATACCCCTGGGTCCAATTGATTACAAGTGAGCATAGAGAGGGACGCAGGCTCGCCGGGCTCGTGGCAGTTTGGGGAAGCTCGGGGGTGCCGGCCGAGCGGCTCATGGGCTGAGCCGCCGGGCACGGCGCCGTGAGGGCCATCGAGTCCCGTAACTATAGTGGTTGCGCTTTGGGCCGGCAAGCCTCGCGGTAACGCCCCGGGACGGCGTTGCCGCACCACACGGTTGAACGGATGAGCGGCTGGACGGGGCCGTCAGACCACCTGGCCCATCTTGAAGATCGGCAGGTACATGGCGATCACCAGACCGCCGATGATGATCCCGAGCACCGCCATGATGATGGGTTCGAGCAGGCTGGTGAGCGAATCCACGGCATCATCGACCTCCTGCTCGTACCAGTCGGCGACCTTGCCCAGCATAGCATCGAGCGCCCCCGATTCCTCACCGATGGCGACCATCTGCACCACCATGTTGGGGAAGATCCCGGTGTCTCGCATCGCCGCCTGGAGTTGCGATCCGGTCGAAATCTCGTCCCGCATCTTGAGCGTCGCATCGTGGAAGATGATGTTGCCGCAGGCCCCGGCGACGGAGTTCATCGCCTCGACCAGCGGGGTGCCGGCCGCGAACATGGTCGCGAGCGTCCTGGAAAACCGCGCGATCGCCGCCTTTTCTATGATCCCCCCGAGGACCGGGAGCTTGAGCAGCATCCGGTCGAAGAAGTGCGCCACTGCGACCGATCGCTTCTTGGCCTTGAGGATGCCCACCACGGACCCGATGAGGATGCCGAAGATCAACCACCAGTATTCCTGGAAGTACTGCGAGATGGTGATTACGAGCCGCGTCAAGGGCGGCAGATCGGCACCGAAGCCGGAGAACAGTTGTTCGAACTGCGGGATCACGAAGATCATGAGAATCGCCGTGATGATAAAGGCCACCACGATGACCGCGGTCGGGTAGAAGAGCGCGGCCTTGATCTTGGACTTGAGGGCCTCGATCTTCTCCAGATAGGTGGCGAGCTTGTGCAGGATCGCCTCCAGGATGCCCGAGGCCTCGCCAGCCGTGACCAGGTTGACGTACAGCTCGTTGAAATGGGCCGGATGTTTGCGCAAGCCGTCGGCCAGCGCGCCGCCGGCCTCGACGTCCGATTTGACCGAGAGGATGAGGTCCTGCATCCCCTTGTTCTCGTGACCGCGGCCCACGATCTCGAATGCCTGGACGAGCGGCACGCCCGAGGACATCATGGTCGCGAGCTGACGGCTGAACACGGCGACATCCTTGGGCGTGACCTTCTTCTTGCGGACCCCGCCGAAGAGCGATCCCGGTTTCTTTCGGACCTTGAGCGGGTTGACGCCCTGACGCCGCAGCAATGCCTTGACCGTGGCATCGCTGGTGCTCGACATCTCACCCTTGACACGCCGTCCCGACCTGTCCAGGCCTTCCCATAAAAACACGTCTTTTCTGATGGCTGCTTCCGCCATGGCACTACTCCATAGTTACGGTATTGATCTCTTCGAGGCTGGTGACGCCGTCCTGCACCTTCCTGAGGCCGGACCGGCGGATATCGGGGATGCCCTCCTTGCGCGACTGATCGGCCAGCGCTATGGCATTGGCTCCCTCCATGATCAGCCGCTTCATGGGATCGGAGATGGGCATGACCTGATAGATCCCGGTCCTGCCCTTGTAGCCGCCGTTACACTGCTCGCAACCGACCGCTCGGTAGACCTTGAACGTGCGGGCCACATCCGTTTCGGTGAAACCTTCCGCCAATAGAGCATCCTTGGGCATATCCACCGCCACCCGGCAATGCACGCACAGCCGGCGCGCCAACCGCTGGGCGATGATGATGTTGATGGTCGTGGCGATGGCGAACGCGGGTATGCCCATGTCGAACATGCGGGTGATGGTCTGCGGGGCGTCGTTGGTGTGCAGGGTGGACATTACCATGTGACCGGTCTGTGCCGCCTTGACGGCGATGGACCCCGTCTCGATGTCGCGGATCTCCCCGACCAGGATGATGTCGGGGTCCTGACGCAGAAAGGCCTTGAGGGCCTTGGGAAAGGTCATGCCGCTTTTCTCATCCACTTGGACTTGATTGACACCCGGGATGTTGATCTCCACGGGGTCTTCTACCGTCGAGATGTTCACATCGCCGGTATTCAGCATATTGATGCCGGTGTAGAGCGAGACGGTCTTGCCGCTGCCGGTCGGGCCGGTGACCAGGAACATCCCGTAGGGCTTGCTCAGGTTCTTGAGGAACAGCTTCTTCTGGAAGTCCTCGTAACCGAGGGCATCGATGTTCAAGCGGGCGGCGTCGGAATCGAGGATACGCATCACCACCTTCTCGCCGTAGAGCGTGGGACAGGTGCTGACACGAAAGTCGATGGCCTTGCTTTTCGACAGCCGGAGCTTGATGCGGCCGTCCTGGGGCACCCTACGCTCGGCCACGTTCAGGCGTGACATGACCTTAATGCGGGTCGCGATCTTGTTGGCCAGGGCCACGGGTGGCTTGGCCAGCTCGCCGAGGTCACCGTCGATGCGCAGGCGGACGCGGTAGATCTTCTCGTAGGGCTCGAAATGCAGATCGGAGGCTCCTTTGCGGATGGCGTCCAGCAGCACCTTGTTGACGAAACGCACCACGGGTGCGTCGTCGATGTCGGAGTCTTCCCGCTCGTCGGGCCGCTCGTCGCTGACCTCCAGGTCATCCAGATTGCCCAGGTCGTCGCCGCCGAGCTCCGTGAGCTTGTTGTCCGAGGCCTCGAGCGCCCGCTCGATCGCCTGTGTGAGCTTGTCGTCCTCGACCAGGACGGCTTCGGTATTGAGACCCGTATGAAACTTGATCTCGTCGAGTCCCTGCAGGTTGGTCGGGTCGGAAACCCCGATGAACAGGCGATTGTCTCGTTTGAAAAGCGGGATGGCATGGTTCTTTTTGATGAGGTTGTCCGCTACCTTCTTGTTGATCTCGGGATCTGGATCGAAGGCCTCGAGATCCAAGAGGGGCACGCCGAATCCCGCCGATGCCGCCGAAGCGACGTCACGGCCGGAGGCGAGCTTGCGCCCGATGAGGAAAGGGACGAGCGCGACCTTCTCTTTGGCGGACTGTAGTACTGCCTGCCGGGCGGCATCCTCGTTGAGGAGCCCGCTCGCAACCAGTGTCCTGGCCAGGCCCGTCAAGGGGGTTTTAGCTTCGAGAACCGCCATGGTGACTTCTGTCGTTACTTCCGCCGGCAGCCTATGCGCCTGGACGCCACGATACTTGACCGTCGTAAGTTCCCGTGGGACCTGCCCCGCGGAGGCGACCCCGGCCTATCGGCTCATGGCATCCGCATTGAGGCCGACGATTCCGATCACGATGAGGGCGATACACGCGAGCCTGATCGGGGTCAGGGGCTCTTGAAACCAGAAAAAGCCGATGGCTGCTATGAGCGCGGTGCCCAACCCCGACCAGACGGAATAAGCGACACTGATGTCCATCTTCTTTAACGTCAGGGTCAGCGCGACGAAGGCGAGTGCGTAGAAAACGAATATAAGCACGGAGGGGAGGGGGCGGGTGAATCCCTGTGCCAGCTTCATGGAGGTCGTGCCGGCCACCTCGAAGACGATGGCGGCGGCCAGGTACAGCCAATGGTTCATCGCCGACTATCCTTGGACTGACTTGGCCTAGAGACGAACGCCGTAGAGACGCACGCAGATACCCGCTGGTGTCCCTGCGAGGCCTGGCGCAGGCAATGCTCGCCTTTCCGACACCCGCGCTCCGGACGCGCCCGGCGGACGCGGCTAGCGGGAGCCGCCTCCCGGCGGGGGGTCCGGGCGGGAGACCGCCCGCGCGGTGGGGTGGAGGACCTTGGACTCCGGCACGGTCGGGATGGGAACCAGCTTAGGCGCCACCGTGGCCCTGGGCGCGTTCTGCTCTTCGCCCAGACGCCCCTCCGCAGGGACACCTTCGCTCAACATGACCGTGTTCTCGTCACACAGGACCAGAGAGCTCTTCGCCAAGTGCTCGTAGACCGCACGATAGTTGACGGTCAGACTGTTGAAAAGGTCGGCGGCCTTGGAGAAGTGTTCGGTGACGTTGTGGCGGTATTCGCTGGCCTCTTGGCGGGTCTCTTCGAGCACCATACGGGTTTGCTCGAGATCCGAACGTGCTTTGACGAGATCGGCCTGGATCTCTTCGATCTCCGCCCTAAGGGTCTTGATACGCTTGACCCCGGTCGAGAACCAACGCCCGATGAAGACCCCGCACAGGAATGCCACGGCAAACCCGGCCCAGACCCACACCCAAATGTATTCAGCCCCAATATCTTCAGCCATTTAGTCGCTCCTCACGCCAGCACGGGCTGACCGGCGGCAGACCGGGCAGTGTGCGACGCCGGTCATTCTAATCACGTCGTGGCGGTTTCTCCATCATGACCCGGGCACGACGCATCCAGAAGACCATATAAAATGGATTGAGCGCGCCGGCCGGCTCCGCTACCCTGTACGCGCCGACTGTATTTTGGGACGCCGGCCTATGTGACATGAAATCGATACCCAACCAGCGGCAAGCCGGGGTGCGAGCACTCGCCATGCTGCTCCTCGCCCTTTGGCAGCCGGCAGTCCGGCCGGCTGCGGCGGCCCCCGTCGATGCCCCCGTCGATGCCCCCGTCGATGGAGATGCGCGCGATGGAGCGCCCAAGACCTTCTGGGCGTCGCCGGGCCGGTCCGTTCGCCTCGTTGACCAGGACCGACCCGCCCCACCAAACGACCATCCGGCGGCGTTGAGCGCGGCGGAGTTGCGCACAATCCTCGCCGCCCTCTCGGTGTTCGGTGGGCCGGCCTTTCTGGGGGCGGACGCGGAGCCCATCTCCGTCTTCACGGAGGACGAAGCCCGCGTGCTCGCCCAGGCCCTCGCGACCGCGCTCGCGGAGGCGCGACCGGACCAGGATGTCGCCTTTACCGTCGAAGGGGAACGCAACGCCTTCTTCTTCGCACAGGAACCGGTCACCATCGGTGGCCGGGTCTTCTATGATGATCAACGCCTGCACATCATCTTCGGCGATCTCCACCAGCCTGCCGGGCGACCCGCCCCGGACCGGCACGGGAGTGCCAAGACCGGGGAACGGCTCTACCCGGTGCGCATCGGCATGCGCGCCGGCGATATTGCCCACCACTGGCGCATCGTGCCGACCGAGGGGCAATCGTTCCACGTCGGGGCCGACACGACGCGCGGAGACTGGATCGAGATCGATGTACCGATCACGCTTGCGGCACTGCGCCGCAGGCAGAGCGGTGTGGGGCCTCCTCCCAAGGCCGTCGAGCAACCCCGGTCCGAGGCCCGCCGGCTCGATCTCGAACGCCGGCAGGAGCGTCAGCAGGCGGCTCGCATGCGGCAGTCGCTCCGCGACATCCAAGGTGGGGCAGACGATTCAGCACTCCTGCGGAGGCGCCTCGCGACCCTCGAGGAGCTCAAGAACAAACGCCTCATCACGCCCGAGGAATACGCGAAGCGACGCCGGGCGATGCTCCTCGGCCGGTAGGATCGGAGCGCCCGGGGCGCAGAGCCACGCCCGGAGAGGCATGCCGTACGCGCCATGATCGGCACCGCGATGTCAGTGCTGGGTGGGCCTCAGGTACTCAATCTCCGGGTCCACGACCGCGGCCCCGAGCTCGATGGAAAACTCCTCCGCAGGCATTGACGCGGCGTCGGCGATGCCAGCATCGTTGCGGGCCGTGATGAGCGTCCAGTAACCGAGCATGTTGGTACGGGTTTGATCGATCACGTCGAGCCGGGTGTCCTCGATGAAACCCTCGAGCGACATGTCAGGATGAAAGCCGAGCAGCTTGGACAGCGGCGCGAGCACCCGCTCCATCCCCGCGATCAATCGATTGCGGCTCTGGAAGTGGTTCAGAAAGTACATCTGGCCGCCCGGCTTGCAAACCCGGCGCATCTCGTTGACCAGGCGCACCGGGTTCGGTACCACCGAAGCGACGTAGATGGCCGCGACCTTGTCGAAGGCGCGGTCTTCGAACTGCATGCGCTCAGCATCCATCTCCCTGAGATCCACCACATGGTCGAGCCGCAGGCGTTGCTTGCGCGCACGCGCACGCTCGAGCATTTCCGCTGAAACGTCGATCCCGGTTACGTACACGGATCGGGGATAGAGGCCGAGGGACAGTCCGGTACCCACACCGACCTCCAGGATGCGTTCTCCGGACCGGCAGTCCATCTGTCGGATCGCGGCTCGCCGCCCCTTTTGCATGACCGGTCCGAAATAGAGGTCGTAGAAACCGGCATAGCGCCGGTAGGCCTTGCGTACCGCGTCGATGTCCAGCCTGAACGCCCCGGTCTTGCGCAGCCGCCGCGATACCGGAGCCATCTTATGATTCGTTCGCATGTAGTCATCCTCGAAGCGCCGACCGGGTCACCGCTCTATCAACCGGTGTATCTGGGCTCGCGCCTCTCGTCGGACGCCGACTAAAGCGCCGGCGGCGCGTCCATCGAGTCCGCTCGAGGCTATAGCTTGTGTAAAGAGGGGCGCCGCCGTCTTGTTGTTGTCCTGGTGTCGTCGCCGGCGGGAGCCATGCAGCCCGACGGCGACTCATCGTTCTCGTTTGGAACTGCTAATGATGGCGGTGGAAGCACCCGATTGCAATGGGCGCGTGCGGCGCACGGTGTGCGCTCGCTCTCGGGCAGCCGCTGGTCGGGCTTGGCGCACTGAGCGTCGGCGCGCGGCGATCGTGCGCCGCATCGGCGGTGGCGCGCGCTATCCCGTCTCCGACGCCGCGTCCAGCGGCGGCGCCGGGGATCTGGGCCAGACGCTGAGCAAGGCCTTGACCAGCGTCGCGAGCGGGATCGCGAAGAACACCCCCCAGAAGCCCCAGAACCCTCCGCAGATCA contains:
- a CDS encoding methyltransferase domain-containing protein, translating into MRTNHKMAPVSRRLRKTGAFRLDIDAVRKAYRRYAGFYDLYFGPVMQKGRRAAIRQMDCRSGERILEVGVGTGLSLGLYPRSVYVTGIDVSAEMLERARARKQRLRLDHVVDLREMDAERMQFEDRAFDKVAAIYVASVVPNPVRLVNEMRRVCKPGGQMYFLNHFQSRNRLIAGMERVLAPLSKLLGFHPDMSLEGFIEDTRLDVIDQTRTNMLGYWTLITARNDAGIADAASMPAEEFSIELGAAVVDPEIEYLRPTQH
- a CDS encoding A24 family peptidase; translation: MLTCNQLDPGVFIVVLTVLALFIGSFLNVVIHRLPKMMEQDWRAQCIDVLGVAAPALPAKQRYSLSRPRSECPHCGHVISPIENLPVLSFLWQRGRCRACHGRISWRYPVVEVSSAVLVAVVAWHFGCGVQALAAAVLTFALLCLAFIDFDTQYLPDSITLPVLWLGIACNLYGVFTSLEASVIGAIAGYLCLWLVYHAFKLLTKKEGMGHGDFKLLSLLGAWMGWQALPAIVILSSVLGSIVGIGLIASGGRDRNLPMPFGPYLAGAGWITLIWGANLTESYLGFIGSP
- a CDS encoding YhcB family protein encodes the protein MAEDIGAEYIWVWVWAGFAVAFLCGVFIGRWFSTGVKRIKTLRAEIEEIQADLVKARSDLEQTRMVLEETRQEASEYRHNVTEHFSKAADLFNSLTVNYRAVYEHLAKSSLVLCDENTVMLSEGVPAEGRLGEEQNAPRATVAPKLVPIPTVPESKVLHPTARAVSRPDPPPGGGSR
- a CDS encoding multidrug efflux SMR transporter; the protein is MNHWLYLAAAIVFEVAGTTSMKLAQGFTRPLPSVLIFVFYALAFVALTLTLKKMDISVAYSVWSGLGTALIAAIGFFWFQEPLTPIRLACIALIVIGIVGLNADAMSR
- the pilB gene encoding type IV-A pilus assembly ATPase PilB, which codes for MAVLEAKTPLTGLARTLVASGLLNEDAARQAVLQSAKEKVALVPFLIGRKLASGRDVASAASAGFGVPLLDLEAFDPDPEINKKVADNLIKKNHAIPLFKRDNRLFIGVSDPTNLQGLDEIKFHTGLNTEAVLVEDDKLTQAIERALEASDNKLTELGGDDLGNLDDLEVSDERPDEREDSDIDDAPVVRFVNKVLLDAIRKGASDLHFEPYEKIYRVRLRIDGDLGELAKPPVALANKIATRIKVMSRLNVAERRVPQDGRIKLRLSKSKAIDFRVSTCPTLYGEKVVMRILDSDAARLNIDALGYEDFQKKLFLKNLSKPYGMFLVTGPTGSGKTVSLYTGINMLNTGDVNISTVEDPVEINIPGVNQVQVDEKSGMTFPKALKAFLRQDPDIILVGEIRDIETGSIAVKAAQTGHMVMSTLHTNDAPQTITRMFDMGIPAFAIATTINIIIAQRLARRLCVHCRVAVDMPKDALLAEGFTETDVARTFKVYRAVGCEQCNGGYKGRTGIYQVMPISDPMKRLIMEGANAIALADQSRKEGIPDIRRSGLRKVQDGVTSLEEINTVTME
- a CDS encoding type II secretion system F family protein, translated to MAEAAIRKDVFLWEGLDRSGRRVKGEMSSTSDATVKALLRRQGVNPLKVRKKPGSLFGGVRKKKVTPKDVAVFSRQLATMMSSGVPLVQAFEIVGRGHENKGMQDLILSVKSDVEAGGALADGLRKHPAHFNELYVNLVTAGEASGILEAILHKLATYLEKIEALKSKIKAALFYPTAVIVVAFIITAILMIFVIPQFEQLFSGFGADLPPLTRLVITISQYFQEYWWLIFGILIGSVVGILKAKKRSVAVAHFFDRMLLKLPVLGGIIEKAAIARFSRTLATMFAAGTPLVEAMNSVAGACGNIIFHDATLKMRDEISTGSQLQAAMRDTGIFPNMVVQMVAIGEESGALDAMLGKVADWYEQEVDDAVDSLTSLLEPIIMAVLGIIIGGLVIAMYLPIFKMGQVV